A genomic segment from Pseudanabaena sp. BC1403 encodes:
- a CDS encoding DUF389 domain-containing protein, whose product MAKYIDFWQTYRDRLAAQMGVDEQRKTEVYLEISQAATLRDTTYWLQIIFAAGIATLGLVLNSPAVIIGAMLISPLMGPILSLGLALAAGDFILLARTIANLTLSCSVAISFAILLIFTLPFKEATSEILARTQPNTLDLGVALFSGAIGAIAICRPVKGVVTSIPGVSIAVALMPPLCVVGFGVGVSFSLNWNEGLQIAKGGALLFVTNLVAISFASLLVFLMLHIDTETVRETVKLWESSDLESLAVQNFLGRYVFLKRLRPIGSLPGRLLVAILTILALLVPLSSAFGRLGEEVTQKQQQNTLRRNATNIWQARFSSDPDGQLRSSIERISITEQNQFVTLRLNVFTSKLYSASEKEQYVQELAQKLGKKPQQIQFILTEIPTASNEILAKKEEVTLPVAIKPPSLSELQFNLLQDLDTTIADLSLPPNAQLLDYAMTTGKSQSMLLAITYLSDRQISADAQALVIQDVKTRIGIASAKINLEYINTNGGEIIFEENKTSLPPDANTKLDQIGSLLKRYPNLKLLMSVSLRNLESNALRKVRTQAIASYLESKWQIPNDRSDITQNLNITGSESQNLQQDGKVLFQFAVKPKEG is encoded by the coding sequence ATGGCTAAATATATAGACTTCTGGCAAACTTATCGTGATCGCCTTGCCGCACAAATGGGGGTAGATGAGCAACGAAAAACTGAGGTGTACTTAGAAATTTCGCAAGCAGCAACTTTGAGAGATACAACCTATTGGTTGCAAATCATTTTTGCGGCAGGAATCGCGACATTAGGTTTGGTGCTAAATAGTCCTGCGGTAATTATTGGGGCAATGTTGATTTCCCCTTTGATGGGACCAATTCTTTCGCTTGGATTGGCTTTGGCGGCTGGGGATTTTATTTTGTTAGCAAGGACAATCGCTAATCTTACCTTGAGTTGTTCTGTGGCAATTAGTTTTGCAATACTGCTAATTTTCACACTGCCATTTAAGGAAGCAACTAGTGAAATCTTGGCACGAACACAGCCAAATACATTGGACTTGGGTGTGGCTCTGTTTTCGGGTGCGATCGGGGCGATCGCTATTTGCCGTCCTGTAAAAGGAGTAGTTACTTCCATTCCAGGGGTATCGATCGCTGTAGCTCTAATGCCACCATTGTGTGTAGTCGGCTTTGGCGTTGGTGTTTCTTTCAGTCTAAATTGGAATGAGGGTTTACAGATTGCTAAGGGTGGCGCTTTGTTATTCGTGACTAACTTAGTGGCAATTTCCTTTGCGTCTTTGTTAGTTTTTCTGATGCTGCACATTGACACAGAAACAGTGCGCGAAACAGTAAAACTATGGGAATCTAGCGATCTAGAAAGTCTAGCTGTGCAGAATTTCTTGGGTCGTTATGTTTTCTTGAAAAGGTTACGCCCAATTGGAAGCCTACCAGGAAGGCTCTTGGTAGCAATATTGACCATCTTGGCTCTTTTAGTTCCCCTCAGCAGTGCCTTTGGTCGATTAGGCGAAGAGGTCACTCAGAAACAACAACAAAACACTCTGCGCCGTAATGCAACTAATATTTGGCAAGCTAGATTTAGTAGTGATCCAGATGGTCAGTTGCGCTCTTCTATAGAGCGAATCTCGATTACAGAACAAAATCAGTTTGTGACTTTACGATTAAATGTATTTACTAGCAAGCTTTATTCTGCGTCTGAAAAAGAACAGTATGTTCAAGAACTAGCTCAAAAACTTGGCAAAAAACCTCAACAAATTCAATTTATTTTGACTGAGATTCCCACTGCTTCTAATGAGATTTTGGCTAAGAAGGAAGAAGTTACTTTGCCTGTGGCGATTAAACCACCTAGTCTCAGTGAATTGCAGTTTAATCTTTTACAGGATCTGGATACGACGATCGCCGATTTATCTTTGCCACCCAATGCACAATTACTCGACTATGCCATGACTACGGGCAAATCTCAGTCCATGTTATTAGCAATTACTTATTTAAGCGATCGCCAAATTAGTGCTGATGCCCAAGCCTTAGTAATTCAGGATGTGAAGACAAGGATCGGCATAGCTAGTGCCAAGATAAATTTAGAATATATCAATACCAATGGGGGAGAGATTATTTTTGAGGAGAATAAAACATCATTACCTCCTGACGCTAATACGAAACTCGATCAGATTGGGAGTTTACTAAAACGTTATCCCAATCTCAAGTTATTGATGTCAGTCAGTTTGCGGAATCTAGAGAGTAATGCATTAAGAAAAGTGCGAACTCAGGCGATCGCCTCATATTTAGAATCTAAATGGCAAATTCCCAATGATCGTTCAGATATTACTCAAAATCTCAATATCACAGGTTCCGAATCCCAAAATTTACAACAGGATGGGAAAGTGTTATTTCAGTTTGCGGTTAAGCCAAAAGAGGGATAA
- the ftsH gene encoding ATP-dependent zinc metalloprotease FtsH — protein sequence MKSNNKNDNNNKKWKNFGLYALLGIVVITLGTTLLDSQPATQGEWRYSKLIEEVRKKPAGVSRITLSPDRSFAEVTVPGGPEGKKKVRVNLPNDPEFTKTVRENNIELDVAPRRTDGALVQTLSSLILPILLLVGLFFLLRRAQSGPGNQAMNFGKSRARVQMEPQTQVTFTDVAGIEQAKFELTEVVDFLKNPDRFTAVGAKIPKGVLLVGPPGTGKTLLARAVAGEAGVPFFSISGSEFVEMFVGVGASRVRDLFEQAKANAPCIVFIDEIDAVGRQRGAGLGGGNDEREQTLNQLLTEMDGFEGNTGIIIVAATNRPDVLDAALLRPGRFDRQVVVDRPDFAGRLEILGVHARGKTLSKDVDLEKIARRTPGFTGADLSNLLNEAAILAARRNLTEISMDEINDAVDRVLVGPEKKDRVMSEKRKELVAYHEAGHALVGALMPDYDAIQKVTIIPRGRAGGLTWFLPTEERMQSRAYLQNQMAVALGGRIAEEIVFGDEEVTTGASSDLQQVASTARQMVMRFGMSEKLGPVALGRSNGNMFLGRDIAAERDFSEETAATIDEEVGILVADAYRRAKQLLVDNRHVLDKIAHDLIERETVDAEELQQILETSDLKLAAAL from the coding sequence GTGAAAAGCAATAATAAAAACGACAATAATAATAAAAAGTGGAAAAATTTTGGTTTATACGCACTGCTTGGCATTGTCGTCATTACCTTAGGAACAACCCTGCTCGATAGTCAGCCAGCCACACAAGGCGAATGGCGCTATAGCAAGCTAATCGAAGAAGTCAGAAAGAAACCAGCAGGTGTCTCCAGAATCACCCTTAGTCCTGATCGCTCTTTTGCGGAAGTAACTGTCCCTGGTGGGCCAGAAGGTAAGAAAAAAGTTCGAGTAAATCTTCCTAACGACCCTGAGTTTACTAAAACTGTTAGAGAAAACAACATTGAACTAGATGTCGCCCCCCGTCGTACCGATGGCGCTTTAGTGCAAACCTTGAGCAGTTTGATTTTGCCAATTTTGCTATTAGTCGGTTTGTTTTTCCTACTACGTCGTGCTCAATCTGGACCTGGCAACCAAGCCATGAACTTTGGTAAGTCCCGCGCTCGTGTGCAAATGGAGCCTCAAACCCAAGTTACATTTACCGATGTTGCTGGTATTGAGCAAGCCAAATTTGAACTTACTGAAGTTGTTGACTTCCTCAAAAACCCTGATCGCTTCACTGCTGTCGGCGCAAAGATTCCCAAAGGCGTATTGCTAGTTGGTCCCCCTGGTACTGGTAAAACCTTGCTAGCCCGTGCGGTTGCAGGTGAAGCTGGCGTACCATTCTTTAGCATCTCTGGTTCTGAATTTGTGGAAATGTTCGTTGGTGTGGGCGCATCCCGTGTGCGTGACCTATTCGAGCAAGCAAAGGCTAATGCACCTTGTATCGTCTTCATCGATGAAATTGATGCGGTCGGTCGTCAGCGTGGCGCTGGGCTTGGTGGTGGTAACGATGAGCGCGAGCAAACCTTGAACCAATTGCTTACTGAAATGGATGGCTTTGAAGGTAACACAGGTATCATCATTGTCGCGGCAACTAACCGTCCTGATGTCCTTGATGCGGCTCTATTACGTCCAGGTCGTTTCGATCGCCAAGTTGTGGTCGATCGCCCCGACTTCGCAGGTCGTTTGGAAATTCTCGGAGTCCATGCACGCGGCAAAACCTTATCGAAGGATGTCGATCTTGAAAAGATTGCCCGTCGTACCCCAGGTTTCACTGGTGCTGACCTTTCTAACTTGTTGAACGAAGCTGCTATTCTCGCTGCTCGCCGTAACTTGACCGAAATCTCTATGGATGAAATCAATGATGCTGTAGATCGCGTCTTGGTTGGTCCAGAGAAGAAAGATCGCGTCATGAGCGAAAAGCGTAAAGAATTAGTTGCTTACCATGAAGCTGGACATGCTCTGGTTGGAGCATTGATGCCCGACTATGACGCAATCCAAAAGGTGACGATCATTCCTCGCGGTCGTGCTGGTGGTTTGACATGGTTCTTGCCTACTGAAGAAAGAATGCAAAGCCGCGCCTATTTGCAAAACCAGATGGCAGTTGCCCTCGGTGGTCGCATCGCTGAAGAAATCGTCTTTGGTGATGAAGAAGTTACTACTGGTGCATCTAGCGATCTTCAACAAGTTGCTTCCACTGCTCGACAAATGGTAATGCGTTTTGGCATGAGCGAGAAGCTTGGTCCAGTTGCACTTGGTCGTTCCAATGGCAATATGTTCCTCGGTCGTGACATTGCTGCTGAGCGTGATTTTTCCGAAGAAACCGCAGCTACTATCGATGAAGAAGTTGGCATTTTGGTGGCTGATGCTTACCGTCGCGCCAAGCAACTTCTTGTTGATAACCGTCATGTTCTCGATAAGATTGCCCATGATTTGATTGAACGCGAAACTGTTGATGCTGAAGAGCTTCAGCAGATTCTTGAAACTAGCGACTTGAAGTTAGCGGCAGCACTTTAA
- a CDS encoding SAM-dependent methyltransferase produces the protein MMILDSIVPFGRSQKEYELMFALSESDRTKSIIGIGDGPASFNAEMNAAGLTVISIDPIYQFTGEEIKSRFDACVDSIIEQVRNTPNNWIWSYHKSPEDLRANREKAISLFLEDYDRGKIEGRYHNAELPKLDFQDKQFQLALCSHFLFLYSEHLSFEFHLDSIRELCRIAEEVRIFPLLTLAQARSPYIDEISSTLAKEGISSEIIQVPYELQKGGNQAIIFRS, from the coding sequence ATGATGATCTTAGATAGCATTGTCCCGTTTGGCCGATCGCAAAAAGAATATGAATTGATGTTTGCGCTGTCGGAAAGCGATCGCACTAAATCGATCATTGGCATTGGTGATGGGCCAGCAAGCTTTAATGCCGAAATGAACGCCGCTGGTTTGACCGTCATTTCCATTGATCCGATTTATCAATTTACGGGCGAAGAAATCAAGAGTCGCTTTGATGCTTGTGTTGATAGCATTATCGAACAGGTGCGCAATACACCGAATAATTGGATCTGGAGCTACCACAAATCCCCAGAAGATTTACGCGCCAATCGCGAAAAAGCGATTTCTCTATTTCTCGAAGATTACGATCGCGGCAAAATCGAAGGTAGATATCATAACGCTGAATTACCCAAACTAGATTTTCAAGATAAGCAATTTCAGCTTGCTCTATGTTCACATTTTCTATTTCTCTATTCTGAGCATCTCAGTTTTGAGTTCCATTTAGACTCAATTCGTGAGCTATGCCGCATTGCTGAAGAAGTAAGAATATTTCCACTATTAACTCTTGCCCAAGCGCGATCGCCCTACATCGATGAGATATCTAGCACATTAGCCAAAGAAGGAATTAGCTCGGAAATCATCCAAGTTCCCTACGAGTTACAAAAAGGCGGTAATCAAGCGATCATCTTTCGGTCATAA
- a CDS encoding peroxiredoxin produces the protein MTLRLGDTVPDFTQDSTEGVINFHDWIGDKWAILFSHPKDFTPVCTTELGTVAKLKPEFDKRNIKAIALSVDGVESHKGWVGDIEETQNATLNYPILADEDKKVSELYDMIHPNSATGNTLTVRSVFIIDSNKKLRLSLTYPASTGRNFDEILRVIDSLQLTDNYSVATPANWKDGDDCVIVPSVSNEEAKTKFPKGFNPIKPYLRMTPQPNK, from the coding sequence ATGACACTGCGTTTAGGCGATACCGTACCCGATTTTACTCAAGACTCCACCGAAGGCGTAATTAACTTCCATGACTGGATCGGCGATAAATGGGCGATTCTATTTTCTCACCCCAAAGATTTCACCCCTGTTTGCACTACCGAGCTAGGAACCGTTGCTAAGCTCAAGCCAGAATTCGATAAGCGCAATATTAAGGCGATCGCCTTGAGCGTCGATGGCGTTGAGTCCCATAAAGGATGGGTTGGAGATATTGAAGAAACTCAAAATGCTACCCTTAACTACCCGATTCTTGCTGATGAAGACAAAAAAGTTTCCGAACTTTATGACATGATTCACCCCAACTCGGCAACAGGTAATACCTTGACCGTGCGATCGGTGTTTATCATTGACTCCAACAAGAAACTTCGCCTCAGCTTGACCTATCCTGCTAGCACAGGTCGTAACTTTGACGAGATCTTGCGCGTGATTGACTCGCTACAACTTACCGACAACTATAGTGTTGCGACACCTGCTAACTGGAAAGATGGTGATGATTGTGTGATTGTGCCTTCAGTTTCCAACGAAGAAGCTAAGACCAAATTCCCTAAAGGTTTCAATCCGATCAAGCCATATTTGCGTATGACTCCTCAGCCAAACAAATAA
- a CDS encoding NIL domain-containing protein, which translates to MSNHQDICTGETSMLAAECIDSRAPINIEEKRRTTTRIAMRVPRSCFGEPIISRLSCEHGLTVTIIAALLGESPEDDGWFTLELTGTTQQIQSGIIYLEELDLEIWDKTAVEDESW; encoded by the coding sequence ATGTCAAATCATCAAGACATTTGCACTGGAGAAACTTCAATGCTAGCGGCGGAATGTATCGATTCCAGAGCACCAATAAATATTGAGGAAAAGCGACGAACGACTACACGCATTGCTATGCGCGTACCGAGAAGCTGCTTCGGGGAACCAATCATTTCTCGCCTCTCTTGTGAACATGGATTAACGGTGACCATTATTGCCGCACTTCTTGGCGAAAGTCCAGAAGATGACGGCTGGTTTACCTTGGAGCTTACTGGAACAACACAGCAGATTCAAAGCGGAATCATTTATCTAGAAGAGCTAGATTTAGAAATTTGGGATAAAACGGCTGTCGAAGACGAAAGCTGGTAA
- a CDS encoding MGMT family protein produces MSSNTQTTYDRIYEIVRQIPQGRVATYGQVAELASLAGKARLVGYALYRVDMKTSGIPWQRVVNAKGEISLSPLRFGTDYLQRSLLENEGISFNDAGKIDLRKYLWQPNLNSFVKSIA; encoded by the coding sequence ATGAGTAGTAATACCCAAACAACTTACGATCGCATTTATGAAATTGTCCGACAAATTCCCCAAGGACGAGTTGCGACCTATGGGCAAGTTGCGGAACTGGCAAGTTTGGCTGGAAAAGCGCGTTTAGTTGGCTATGCTCTCTATCGAGTTGATATGAAAACTTCAGGGATTCCTTGGCAGCGTGTGGTGAATGCTAAGGGTGAAATTTCACTTTCGCCTTTGCGATTTGGTACGGACTATTTGCAGCGATCGCTATTGGAAAACGAAGGAATTAGCTTTAATGATGCAGGCAAGATTGATCTGCGAAAATATCTATGGCAACCAAACCTCAATAGTTTTGTTAAATCTATTGCTTAG
- the purU gene encoding formyltetrahydrofolate deformylase, with product MTTATLLVSCPDQKGLVAKISDWVFSHDGNILHADQHSDSTAGLFLMRVEWELDTFDLKREEIAPTFEKLATEIKAKWSIQFSDYVRRIAIFVSKQDHCLYDLILRQRSHELSAVIPVVISNHPDLEKVAHNFGINYHHIAIAPENKLEQEKQQLAILKQYQIDLVVLAKYMQVLSPEFLSQFSKVINIHHSFLPAFAGANPYHRAYKRGVKIIGATAHYVTDELDEGPIIEQDVIRVSHRDSVTDLIRKGKDLERIVLARAVRQHLENRVLIYGQSASSGLGLRTVVFD from the coding sequence ATGACTACTGCGACTCTACTTGTTTCTTGTCCTGACCAAAAAGGCTTAGTGGCAAAAATTTCAGACTGGGTGTTTTCCCATGATGGCAACATTCTCCATGCTGATCAACATTCGGATAGTACGGCTGGGCTATTTTTGATGCGGGTTGAGTGGGAGTTAGATACTTTTGATCTCAAAAGGGAAGAAATTGCTCCGACTTTCGAGAAATTGGCAACCGAAATTAAAGCAAAATGGAGCATTCAGTTTTCTGATTACGTGCGCCGCATTGCCATTTTTGTCTCGAAACAAGATCATTGTCTATATGACTTGATTTTGCGGCAGCGATCACATGAACTATCGGCTGTGATCCCTGTAGTAATTAGCAATCATCCTGATTTAGAAAAGGTCGCGCATAACTTTGGGATTAATTACCATCACATTGCGATCGCGCCTGAGAATAAGTTGGAGCAGGAAAAACAGCAACTAGCAATTTTAAAGCAGTACCAAATTGACTTAGTGGTTCTCGCAAAATATATGCAGGTTTTGAGCCCCGAATTCCTCTCTCAGTTCTCGAAGGTCATTAATATTCACCATTCATTCTTGCCAGCCTTTGCAGGTGCAAATCCTTATCATCGCGCCTATAAGCGAGGTGTAAAAATTATTGGTGCGACTGCTCATTATGTGACCGATGAACTTGATGAGGGGCCAATTATCGAGCAGGATGTGATTCGGGTTTCGCACCGTGATTCGGTTACGGATCTGATTCGCAAAGGCAAAGACTTAGAGCGGATTGTGTTAGCCAGAGCCGTCAGACAACATTTAGAAAACCGTGTATTAATTTATGGACAATCGGCAAGCTCAGGTTTGGGGCTGAGAACTGTTGTATTTGATTAA
- the psb28 gene encoding photosystem II reaction center protein Psb28, translated as MTARLQLTRGVDEEATDVKITRSKDGDTSVAVFIFDVPNCMTGENASTNEILGMYMIDEEGEMITRNVNAKFINGKPAGIEAIHKIEGDRDWQRFLRFMNRYAESNGMTLNKPA; from the coding sequence ATGACAGCAAGGCTACAGTTAACACGCGGCGTTGATGAAGAAGCAACAGACGTAAAGATTACAAGATCTAAAGATGGAGATACCAGTGTTGCTGTGTTTATCTTCGATGTGCCTAACTGTATGACTGGCGAAAATGCGTCCACTAACGAGATTTTAGGGATGTATATGATTGATGAAGAAGGTGAGATGATTACCCGTAATGTCAACGCCAAATTTATCAATGGTAAGCCTGCGGGTATCGAAGCAATCCATAAAATCGAGGGCGATCGCGATTGGCAACGTTTTTTGAGATTTATGAATCGTTATGCTGAGTCAAATGGCATGACGCTCAACAAACCTGCTTAA
- a CDS encoding Uma2 family endonuclease, giving the protein MTFTLDPSTNPVILPDHTQLPDSDGTFVKNFQEHPQSILLTDSIEPHLQKQHPDGQYAIGQDSGIYWRMTEPPEKGAEAPDWFYVPNVPPNLDGKPRRSYVLWQEFIAPLIVLEFVSGSGKEERDRTPWVGKFFIYEQVIRPAFYGIYEVEKSNIELYRHVANKFELVAANERGHYPIDGLGVELGIWQGIYQNLDLPWLRWWDSSGNLLLTGWETSEQERQKVETLMTQLRAAGIEPQL; this is encoded by the coding sequence ATGACCTTCACCTTAGATCCGTCTACCAATCCTGTCATCCTGCCAGACCATACACAACTTCCAGACTCTGACGGTACATTTGTGAAAAACTTTCAAGAACACCCACAAAGTATTTTACTGACCGACTCCATTGAGCCACATTTACAAAAACAGCATCCTGACGGGCAGTATGCGATCGGGCAAGATTCAGGAATCTATTGGCGCATGACCGAACCACCCGAAAAAGGTGCAGAAGCGCCTGATTGGTTTTATGTGCCGAATGTACCTCCCAACCTCGATGGAAAACCCCGCCGTTCCTATGTGCTTTGGCAAGAATTCATTGCCCCTTTGATTGTTCTAGAATTTGTCTCAGGTAGTGGTAAAGAAGAACGCGATCGCACACCTTGGGTCGGTAAATTCTTCATCTATGAGCAAGTGATTCGTCCTGCTTTTTACGGTATTTACGAAGTAGAGAAATCGAACATTGAGTTATATCGCCATGTAGCCAATAAATTTGAATTAGTTGCTGCCAATGAGCGCGGACATTATCCCATTGATGGACTGGGCGTAGAACTTGGCATTTGGCAAGGAATCTATCAAAACCTAGATTTGCCTTGGCTGCGTTGGTGGGACTCATCTGGTAATCTACTACTGACAGGCTGGGAAACCTCCGAGCAGGAACGCCAGAAAGTTGAAACCTTGATGACACAACTTCGCGCTGCGGGAATAGAGCCACAGTTATAG
- a CDS encoding DUF4926 domain-containing protein yields the protein MNLELYQQVYLNHDLPEYQLKKGDIATLIDFVPHPHNQEEGCILEVFNALGESIHIVAIPKSWVIPLQSNQIFSVRTLALAS from the coding sequence ATGAATCTCGAACTATATCAACAAGTTTATCTGAACCACGATCTGCCAGAATATCAACTAAAAAAAGGCGATATCGCCACACTAATCGACTTTGTACCCCATCCTCACAATCAAGAAGAAGGCTGTATTTTGGAAGTATTCAACGCATTGGGTGAGTCCATTCATATTGTTGCTATTCCTAAGTCTTGGGTTATTCCATTACAATCCAACCAAATCTTTAGCGTTCGTACTCTCGCCCTAGCAAGTTAG
- a CDS encoding plasmid stabilization protein, translated as MKYVLLRSNAFVRAARKTLKKQPELASNIQNTLELLSTDPFHPRLRTHKLKGGFLESWSCSGGYDLRIIFKFVEHEESQAILLETIGTHDEVY; from the coding sequence GTGAAGTATGTACTATTGCGCTCCAACGCCTTTGTCCGTGCGGCTCGAAAAACCCTAAAAAAACAACCAGAATTAGCCTCAAATATTCAAAACACTTTAGAACTACTGTCAACCGATCCATTTCACCCTCGTTTAAGAACTCATAAACTAAAAGGAGGATTTCTAGAATCATGGTCATGTAGTGGCGGATATGATTTGAGAATTATTTTTAAGTTTGTAGAACATGAAGAATCACAGGCAATTCTTTTAGAGACAATTGGCACACATGACGAAGTTTACTAA